From Bombyx mori chromosome 26, ASM3026992v2, one genomic window encodes:
- the LOC101736463 gene encoding large neutral amino acids transporter small subunit 1 isoform X2, with translation MSRKKKQEDKYDSEALNSEMEGDNVSKDGGALEAKMSLLNGCTVIVGSIIGSGIFVSPTGVLKYTGSVNASLLVWIASGVFSMIGAYCYAELGTMIRLSGADYAYIMETFGPFAAFVRLWIECMIVRPCSQAIVALTFSVYVLKPLFPECDPPEDATRLLAACCILLLTFVNCWSVRAATLVQDWFTYAKLLALFIIIAAGIYQLCRGQVEHFTFEGTTSDVTSIALSFYSGLFAYNGWNYLNFIIEELKDPVRNLPRAIAISCALVTIVYTLTNVAFYTTLSPTEVLGSAAVAVTFAERLFGWFALSIPLFVAASTFGAVNGVLLTSSRLFYAGAAQGQMPAMLTMVTSRATPAPAVLAVALLSLLYLTVSDIYALINYVGFATWLSIGAAVLCLPVLRYTKPDLDRPIKVNLFFPVIYIICTILVVAVPAVASPAETGIGCLMIFTAAPVYLLLLHPRTRINFLANIMHGATYLVQKLTLSVRPKTK, from the exons GTCGCGAAAAAAGAAACAAGAAGACAAATATGACAGCGAAGCCTTAAACTCGGAAATGGAGGGCGACAACGTCAGCAAAGACGGGGGGGCTCTGGAAGCCAAGATGTCCTTGCTGAACGGGTGCACGGTTATCGTCGGCTCCATCATCGGAAGTGGAATCTTCGTATCGCCAACTGGAGTCCTCAAGTATACAGGTTCCGTGAACGCTAGTCTTCTTGTTTGGATTGCCTCAGGAGTTTTTAGTATG ATCGGCGCCTACTGCTATGCTGAACTTGGGACGATGATCAGGCTAAGCGGCGCGGACTACGCTTACATCATGGAGACTTTTGGACCGTTCGCTGCTTTCGTGAGGCTCTGGATCGAGTGCATGATTGTACGGCCTTGTTCGCAG GCCATAGTTGCGTTAACATTCAGCGTGTACGTGTTGAAGCCTCTGTTTCCGGAGTGCGACCCTCCCGAAGACGCGACCAGATTACTCGCGGCTTGCTGCATAT TGTTGCTGACCTTCGTGAATTGCTGGTCGGTACGCGCAGCTACTTTGGTACAGGACTGGTTCACGTACGCCAAGCTCCTGGCACTTTTCATCATCATCGCAGCCGGGATCTATCAACTGTGCAGAG GACAAGTGGAACACTTCACGTTTGAGGGCACAACGTCGGATGTCACTTCCATAGCTCTATCGTTTTATTCTGGATTATTTGCCTATAATGGATG GAACTACTTGAACTTTATAATAGAGGAGTTGAAGGATCCCGTCCGCAACCTGCCCCGCGCCATCGCCATCTCGTGCGCGCTGGTCACCATCGTCTACACGCTCACCAACGTCGCCTTCTACACCACGCTCTCGCCCACCGAG GTGCTGGGCTCAGCAGCGGTAGCAGTAACGTTTGCCGAGCGCTTGTTCGGTTGGTTCGCCCTGTCCATTCCGTTGTTCGTAGCCGCCTCCACTTTCGGAGCTGTTAATGGTGTTCTGCTGACTTCTTCTAG GTTGTTCTACGCGGGCGCCGCGCAGGGCCAGATGCCGGCCATGTTGACGATGGTGACGTCACGCGCCACGCCCGCGCCCGCCGTGCTGGCCGTGGCGCTGCTGTCGCTGCTCTACCtcaccgtctccgacatatacgCGCTCATCAACTACGTCGGATTCGCTACCTGG TTAAGTATTGGAGCCGCGGTACTCTGTCTGCCTGTGCTGAGATACACGAAGCCAGATCTCGATCGACCCATTAAAGTTAATCTGTTCTTCCCGG TGATCTACATCATCTGCACGATCCTGGTGGTGGCTGTACCGGCGGTGGCGTCACCGGCCGAGACCGGCATCGGCTGCCTCATGATATTCACCGCTGCGCCGGTCTACCTGCTACTCTTGCACCCCAGGACTAGAATTAACTTCCTCGCTAATATTATGC ACGGCGCAACCTACTTGGTACAAAAGCTAACGCTCTCCGTTAGACCGAAAACGAAG tga
- the LOC101736463 gene encoding Y+L amino acid transporter 2 isoform X1, translated as MVGKIGSAALTQRLHHKRSRKKKQEDKYDSEALNSEMEGDNVSKDGGALEAKMSLLNGCTVIVGSIIGSGIFVSPTGVLKYTGSVNASLLVWIASGVFSMIGAYCYAELGTMIRLSGADYAYIMETFGPFAAFVRLWIECMIVRPCSQAIVALTFSVYVLKPLFPECDPPEDATRLLAACCILLLTFVNCWSVRAATLVQDWFTYAKLLALFIIIAAGIYQLCRGQVEHFTFEGTTSDVTSIALSFYSGLFAYNGWNYLNFIIEELKDPVRNLPRAIAISCALVTIVYTLTNVAFYTTLSPTEVLGSAAVAVTFAERLFGWFALSIPLFVAASTFGAVNGVLLTSSRLFYAGAAQGQMPAMLTMVTSRATPAPAVLAVALLSLLYLTVSDIYALINYVGFATWLSIGAAVLCLPVLRYTKPDLDRPIKVNLFFPVIYIICTILVVAVPAVASPAETGIGCLMIFTAAPVYLLLLHPRTRINFLANIMHGATYLVQKLTLSVRPKTK; from the exons ATGGTCGGGAAGATTGGTAGTGCGGCTCTAACACAGCGTCTTCACCATAAAAG GTCGCGAAAAAAGAAACAAGAAGACAAATATGACAGCGAAGCCTTAAACTCGGAAATGGAGGGCGACAACGTCAGCAAAGACGGGGGGGCTCTGGAAGCCAAGATGTCCTTGCTGAACGGGTGCACGGTTATCGTCGGCTCCATCATCGGAAGTGGAATCTTCGTATCGCCAACTGGAGTCCTCAAGTATACAGGTTCCGTGAACGCTAGTCTTCTTGTTTGGATTGCCTCAGGAGTTTTTAGTATG ATCGGCGCCTACTGCTATGCTGAACTTGGGACGATGATCAGGCTAAGCGGCGCGGACTACGCTTACATCATGGAGACTTTTGGACCGTTCGCTGCTTTCGTGAGGCTCTGGATCGAGTGCATGATTGTACGGCCTTGTTCGCAG GCCATAGTTGCGTTAACATTCAGCGTGTACGTGTTGAAGCCTCTGTTTCCGGAGTGCGACCCTCCCGAAGACGCGACCAGATTACTCGCGGCTTGCTGCATAT TGTTGCTGACCTTCGTGAATTGCTGGTCGGTACGCGCAGCTACTTTGGTACAGGACTGGTTCACGTACGCCAAGCTCCTGGCACTTTTCATCATCATCGCAGCCGGGATCTATCAACTGTGCAGAG GACAAGTGGAACACTTCACGTTTGAGGGCACAACGTCGGATGTCACTTCCATAGCTCTATCGTTTTATTCTGGATTATTTGCCTATAATGGATG GAACTACTTGAACTTTATAATAGAGGAGTTGAAGGATCCCGTCCGCAACCTGCCCCGCGCCATCGCCATCTCGTGCGCGCTGGTCACCATCGTCTACACGCTCACCAACGTCGCCTTCTACACCACGCTCTCGCCCACCGAG GTGCTGGGCTCAGCAGCGGTAGCAGTAACGTTTGCCGAGCGCTTGTTCGGTTGGTTCGCCCTGTCCATTCCGTTGTTCGTAGCCGCCTCCACTTTCGGAGCTGTTAATGGTGTTCTGCTGACTTCTTCTAG GTTGTTCTACGCGGGCGCCGCGCAGGGCCAGATGCCGGCCATGTTGACGATGGTGACGTCACGCGCCACGCCCGCGCCCGCCGTGCTGGCCGTGGCGCTGCTGTCGCTGCTCTACCtcaccgtctccgacatatacgCGCTCATCAACTACGTCGGATTCGCTACCTGG TTAAGTATTGGAGCCGCGGTACTCTGTCTGCCTGTGCTGAGATACACGAAGCCAGATCTCGATCGACCCATTAAAGTTAATCTGTTCTTCCCGG TGATCTACATCATCTGCACGATCCTGGTGGTGGCTGTACCGGCGGTGGCGTCACCGGCCGAGACCGGCATCGGCTGCCTCATGATATTCACCGCTGCGCCGGTCTACCTGCTACTCTTGCACCCCAGGACTAGAATTAACTTCCTCGCTAATATTATGC ACGGCGCAACCTACTTGGTACAAAAGCTAACGCTCTCCGTTAGACCGAAAACGAAG tga